The following are from one region of the Leucobacter sp. Psy1 genome:
- a CDS encoding LLM class flavin-dependent oxidoreductase gives MSRAILLNAFDMLTPVHQSPGLWRHPDSSIEDYHRLGYWTSLAQTLEQAGFASLFLADVVGVYDVYGGNGDEAARGGVQFPLLDPLVAVPAMAAATSHLGFGVTASVSYERPYLLARTLTTLDHFTDGRVAWNIVTSYQDSAARNIVGSEAQIPHDERYDRADEYLEVMYRLFEGSFAPGAVVADRERNVFVEPTQVREIGHEGEYFQVPGQALAAPGPQRTPFLFQAGASKRGQQFAVEHAEAIFFSGGSPQLVRKWVDGVRDGLEASGRPRDAIKIFSLATIVVAETDEEAEARLDEYRAYVDTAAALTLFSGWTGVDFAGVTPEQELEHIVTDANQSALASFTTLAGGKTWTVRDLAEFVAIGGRGPVIVGSPTTVVDELERWMNEADIDGFNISAAVRPADLERFARLVSPELRSRGLLQDPAETPVTLRERLGGHGPHLADDHRGAAYRFAGTTAEHA, from the coding sequence ATGAGCCGCGCCATCCTCCTCAACGCGTTCGACATGCTCACTCCGGTGCACCAGTCACCGGGGCTCTGGCGCCACCCCGACTCGAGCATCGAGGACTACCACCGGCTCGGATACTGGACCTCGCTGGCGCAGACCCTCGAGCAGGCGGGGTTCGCGTCGCTGTTTCTCGCCGACGTGGTCGGTGTGTACGACGTCTACGGCGGCAACGGCGACGAAGCCGCGCGCGGAGGCGTGCAGTTCCCGCTGCTCGACCCGCTGGTCGCCGTCCCGGCCATGGCGGCCGCCACCTCGCACCTCGGATTCGGTGTCACCGCATCGGTCTCGTACGAGCGGCCCTACCTCCTCGCCCGCACCCTCACCACCCTCGACCACTTCACCGATGGGCGCGTGGCCTGGAATATCGTGACGAGCTACCAGGACTCCGCTGCACGGAACATCGTCGGCAGCGAGGCGCAGATCCCCCACGACGAGCGGTACGATCGGGCAGACGAGTACCTCGAGGTCATGTACCGGCTCTTCGAGGGTTCGTTCGCCCCCGGCGCCGTCGTCGCCGACCGTGAGCGGAACGTGTTCGTGGAGCCGACCCAGGTGCGCGAGATCGGCCACGAGGGCGAATACTTCCAGGTTCCGGGTCAGGCGCTCGCGGCTCCTGGCCCGCAGCGGACGCCCTTCCTCTTCCAGGCCGGGGCATCGAAGCGCGGGCAGCAGTTCGCCGTCGAGCACGCCGAGGCGATCTTCTTCTCGGGCGGCAGCCCGCAGCTCGTCCGGAAATGGGTGGACGGGGTACGCGACGGTCTCGAGGCCTCCGGTCGTCCGCGCGACGCGATCAAGATCTTCTCGCTCGCCACCATCGTCGTCGCAGAGACCGACGAGGAGGCGGAGGCGCGACTCGACGAGTACCGCGCGTACGTCGACACCGCTGCCGCGCTGACGCTCTTCAGCGGCTGGACCGGCGTCGATTTCGCCGGGGTCACACCGGAGCAGGAACTCGAGCACATCGTCACCGACGCGAACCAGTCGGCACTCGCCTCATTCACCACGCTCGCCGGCGGCAAGACGTGGACGGTGCGGGACCTCGCGGAGTTCGTCGCCATCGGCGGCCGCGGCCCCGTGATCGTCGGCTCCCCGACCACCGTCGTCGACGAGCTGGAACGGTGGATGAACGAGGCCGACATCGACGGCTTCAACATCTCGGCCGCCGTCCGGCCGGCTGATCTCGAACGTTTCGCACGGCTCGTCTCCCCCGAGCTCCGGAGCCGCGGGCTGCTGCAGGATCCGGCAGAGACTCCCGTAACGCTCCGCGAGCGGCTCGGCGGCCACGGCCCGCACCTGGCGGATGACCACCGGGGTGCGGCGTACCGATTCGCCGGCACGACGGCGGAGCACGCCTGA
- a CDS encoding CoA-binding protein, translated as MSDATTPASSGAACAVPASAPAASDARSWQAPGAASRLGILRRAKSVAIVGASNNPARASYFVATYLLSSSPYDVYFVNPRADEILGHPAYDSLADLPVVPDIVDVFRKHDDLPGVAQEAVDVGAQALWLQLGSWNEEAAQIAESAGLDVVMDRCIKIEHARFHGGLHLAGFDTGVISSKRQVVAR; from the coding sequence ATGAGCGACGCCACCACCCCTGCATCCTCCGGCGCGGCCTGCGCGGTTCCCGCTTCGGCGCCGGCTGCCTCGGACGCCCGGTCCTGGCAGGCCCCTGGCGCCGCGTCGCGGCTGGGGATCCTGCGCCGGGCGAAGTCCGTCGCGATCGTCGGCGCCTCGAACAACCCGGCACGTGCGAGCTACTTCGTGGCGACCTACCTGCTCTCGAGCTCACCGTACGACGTGTACTTCGTGAACCCGCGCGCCGACGAGATCCTGGGCCATCCGGCGTACGACTCGCTCGCCGACCTGCCGGTGGTGCCCGACATCGTCGACGTATTCCGGAAGCACGATGACCTGCCCGGCGTCGCTCAGGAAGCCGTCGATGTGGGTGCGCAGGCGCTGTGGCTGCAGCTCGGCTCCTGGAACGAGGAGGCCGCGCAGATCGCGGAGTCAGCGGGACTCGACGTCGTCATGGACCGGTGCATCAAGATCGAGCACGCCCGCTTCCACGGCGGGCTGCACCTCGCCGGCTTCGACACCGGTGTGATCTCGTCGAAGCGGCAGGTCGTCGCTCGGTAG
- a CDS encoding acyl-CoA dehydrogenase family protein, producing the protein MTHPTPSDAVTRDQGEALPADYASLSARFQPIFDGIAAGAVAREQERRLPFDEIARLNAEGFGTLRVPAEHGGPGVTIETFTHLLIDLAQADSNVAHQYRSHFGFLDSLRFQPEEVQQLWYPRILAGATVGNASTEKGGNALGRLNTVITETEQGAVLNGRKFYTTGTIFADYTRVSAAVDGRDGRRFAVVSTTAPGVTVLDDWDGFGQKLTGTGTAIFDGVEIEPGSLLDRILGSSDAVHEAAFFQLILLAVLSGIAHAARRDAAALVAGRARTFNTGSGLPFRDDPLIQEAVGRIAAKAYAAEAIVLQTARVLDDGVAVTAGNTPAPDAVQYSEVAVEHAQVTVPELALGAAQDLFLTVGASATSTGKALDRHWRNAQTVATHNPISFRARALGDYWINGVLPEGLNAIGDAARNGASS; encoded by the coding sequence ATGACGCATCCCACCCCCTCCGACGCGGTCACGCGCGACCAGGGAGAGGCACTGCCTGCGGACTACGCGTCGCTGAGCGCCCGCTTCCAGCCGATCTTCGACGGTATCGCCGCGGGCGCCGTTGCCCGCGAGCAGGAGCGCCGCCTGCCGTTCGACGAGATCGCGCGTCTGAACGCCGAGGGCTTCGGCACCCTGCGGGTCCCGGCCGAGCACGGAGGTCCTGGGGTGACGATCGAGACCTTCACCCACCTTCTGATCGATCTCGCGCAGGCCGACTCGAACGTCGCGCACCAGTACCGTTCGCACTTCGGCTTCCTCGATTCACTGCGCTTCCAGCCGGAGGAGGTGCAGCAGCTGTGGTACCCGCGGATCCTCGCCGGTGCGACGGTCGGCAACGCTTCGACTGAGAAGGGCGGCAACGCGCTCGGTCGTCTCAACACCGTGATCACCGAGACCGAACAGGGCGCCGTGCTCAACGGCCGCAAGTTCTATACGACCGGTACGATCTTCGCCGACTACACCCGCGTCTCGGCCGCGGTCGATGGCAGGGACGGCCGGCGATTCGCCGTGGTCTCCACTACCGCCCCCGGTGTCACGGTGCTCGACGACTGGGACGGCTTCGGTCAGAAACTCACCGGCACCGGAACCGCCATCTTCGACGGCGTCGAGATCGAGCCTGGCAGCCTGCTCGACCGGATTCTCGGTTCCAGTGACGCCGTCCACGAGGCCGCCTTCTTCCAGCTGATCCTGCTGGCGGTGCTCTCGGGTATCGCCCACGCCGCACGCCGTGACGCGGCGGCGCTCGTCGCCGGGCGGGCTCGCACGTTCAACACGGGCAGCGGATTGCCGTTCCGCGACGATCCGCTGATCCAGGAGGCGGTCGGGCGCATCGCGGCGAAGGCCTATGCCGCCGAGGCGATCGTGCTGCAGACCGCTCGCGTACTGGACGACGGTGTGGCAGTGACCGCGGGCAACACCCCCGCTCCCGACGCCGTGCAGTACTCGGAGGTCGCCGTCGAGCACGCGCAGGTGACGGTACCCGAGCTCGCGCTCGGGGCCGCGCAGGACCTGTTCCTCACCGTCGGCGCTTCGGCGACCTCCACAGGCAAAGCGCTCGACCGGCACTGGCGCAATGCGCAGACGGTCGCCACCCACAACCCCATCTCGTTCCGAGCCCGGGCGCTCGGCGACTACTGGATCAACGGAGTCCTCCCCGAGGGGCTGAATGCGATCGGCGATGCCGCGCGGAACGGAGCATCGTCATGA
- the acs gene encoding acetate--CoA ligase, with product MTEARLHETRSYPAPADFADQANVDASIYAEASADPVAFWERAAARLDWAEPWHTAHTWSPPVEGPDGLTVPEATWFAGGTLNVAANCVDRQVDAGLGSKVALHFEGEPGDRVSVTYADLQRRVSRAAHALTALGIESGDRVVVYLPVLIETVVIALACARIGAVHSLVFGGFSAEAVRFRLQDTRAKLLVTSDGQHRRGKRVEVKSTADAAADRLEHLEHVLVVRRTGQDIPWVEGRDVWWDELVDAQSDVHEPVAFDAEHPLFIIYTSGTTGKPKGLVHTSGGYLTHASWAHWAHFDAKPDDVHWCTADLAWVTAHTYEIYGPLSNGLTQVIYEGTPDAPHRERHLEIIERYGVTVYYTAPTLIRTLMTWFGDDLPIGHDLSSIRLLGTVGEAINPEAWVWFRRNFGRDETPVVDTWWQSETGAAMIAPLPGVTTLKPGSATVALPGIDVAVVDDDGEPVAPGRSGTLVVRRPWPGMARTVWGNPERYRDSYWAPFAGRGEHGAYYVAGDGATVDADGCVWILGRLDDVVNVSGHRLSTIEIESSLVSHPAVGEAGVTGVADPLTGQAVAAFVVDGAAGGAEHEELRARVTRDIGPIAKPRIIVRVPELPKTRSGKILRRLLAQLWQGDTLGDTTSLQNPWAVDEVREAVRLARLNDITAPKETR from the coding sequence ATGACCGAAGCACGCCTCCACGAGACACGGAGCTACCCTGCTCCGGCCGACTTCGCCGACCAGGCGAATGTCGATGCCTCGATCTACGCCGAAGCATCCGCCGACCCCGTCGCCTTCTGGGAACGCGCGGCCGCACGCCTCGACTGGGCGGAGCCGTGGCACACGGCGCACACCTGGTCGCCCCCGGTCGAAGGGCCCGACGGACTCACCGTGCCAGAAGCGACCTGGTTCGCGGGAGGCACGCTGAACGTCGCCGCGAACTGCGTCGACCGGCAAGTGGACGCCGGACTCGGTTCGAAGGTGGCCCTCCACTTCGAAGGGGAACCGGGAGACCGCGTGTCGGTGACCTACGCCGACCTGCAGCGCCGGGTCTCACGCGCCGCCCACGCACTCACGGCGCTCGGCATCGAGTCTGGCGACCGGGTCGTCGTCTACCTGCCCGTCCTCATCGAGACGGTGGTCATCGCTCTCGCCTGTGCACGCATCGGTGCCGTGCACTCGCTGGTGTTCGGCGGCTTCTCCGCCGAAGCCGTGCGGTTCCGCCTGCAGGACACGCGAGCGAAGCTCCTCGTCACCTCTGACGGTCAGCACCGCCGCGGAAAGCGGGTCGAGGTGAAGTCGACCGCAGATGCGGCGGCGGACCGCTTGGAGCACCTCGAGCACGTGCTCGTCGTTCGCCGTACCGGACAGGACATCCCGTGGGTGGAAGGCCGCGACGTCTGGTGGGACGAACTCGTCGACGCCCAGTCCGACGTCCACGAACCGGTCGCCTTCGACGCCGAGCACCCGCTCTTCATCATCTACACCTCAGGCACGACCGGGAAGCCGAAGGGGCTCGTGCACACCTCGGGCGGCTACCTCACGCACGCCAGCTGGGCGCACTGGGCCCACTTCGACGCGAAGCCGGATGACGTGCACTGGTGCACGGCGGACCTCGCGTGGGTGACTGCGCACACCTACGAGATCTACGGCCCCCTCTCGAACGGGCTCACGCAGGTCATCTACGAGGGCACCCCCGACGCGCCGCATCGCGAGCGCCACCTCGAGATCATCGAGCGGTACGGGGTGACCGTCTACTACACGGCACCCACCCTGATCCGGACCCTCATGACCTGGTTCGGCGACGACTTGCCGATCGGGCACGATCTCTCGTCGATCCGGCTGCTGGGCACCGTCGGCGAGGCGATCAACCCCGAGGCGTGGGTCTGGTTCCGCCGCAACTTCGGTCGGGACGAGACGCCGGTGGTCGATACCTGGTGGCAGTCGGAGACCGGGGCGGCCATGATCGCGCCGCTGCCGGGCGTCACCACGCTGAAACCGGGGTCGGCCACCGTGGCGCTGCCGGGAATCGATGTCGCCGTCGTCGACGATGATGGCGAACCGGTTGCGCCCGGCCGCTCGGGTACGCTCGTGGTCCGGCGCCCCTGGCCAGGCATGGCCCGCACCGTGTGGGGCAACCCCGAGCGATACCGCGACTCGTACTGGGCCCCGTTCGCGGGCCGCGGTGAGCACGGCGCCTACTACGTGGCCGGCGACGGGGCGACGGTGGATGCCGACGGTTGCGTGTGGATCCTCGGCAGGCTGGACGACGTCGTGAACGTCTCGGGGCACCGCCTCTCGACCATCGAGATCGAGTCGTCCCTCGTCTCGCACCCCGCCGTCGGAGAGGCGGGCGTGACCGGTGTCGCCGATCCGCTGACCGGTCAGGCCGTCGCCGCGTTCGTGGTCGACGGTGCAGCGGGCGGTGCCGAGCACGAGGAGCTGCGCGCCCGCGTCACCCGTGACATCGGGCCGATCGCGAAGCCCCGGATCATCGTGCGCGTACCCGAACTCCCGAAGACCCGCTCGGGCAAGATCCTGCGCCGCCTGCTCGCGCAGCTCTGGCAGGGCGATACGCTCGGAGACACCACGAGCTTGCAGAACCCCTGGGCCGTCGACGAGGTGCGCGAAGCCGTGCGCCTCGCACGCCTGAACGACATCACCGCACCGAAGGAGACCAGATGA
- a CDS encoding ABC transporter permease → MTETATRTAAAQPRSTRPSTPIWSRTWARIAGGFLLPILIIASWQFVTSTGLVPPYRLPGPWSVVEAGIDLAERGELWLHIAISVQRVLIGFAIGSAIALAFSAIVGLSRVGGVLFAPTLVALRAVPSLAWVPLLILWMQIGEESKVTLVAIGAFFPVYTTVADALRHVNPQLVEAGRTFGLRGWSLFRTVQLPAVVPSVVSGLRLGLAQAWLFLVAAELLGASMGLGWMLSDSQYTGRVDRILLAIVLLALLGTITNAILVLLEKAVLKRWM, encoded by the coding sequence ATGACGGAGACCGCGACGCGGACAGCCGCGGCGCAGCCCCGGTCGACGCGACCCAGTACCCCGATCTGGTCGCGCACCTGGGCGAGAATCGCCGGAGGCTTCCTCCTGCCGATCCTCATCATCGCGAGCTGGCAGTTCGTCACCTCGACGGGACTAGTGCCGCCGTATCGGCTGCCAGGGCCCTGGTCGGTCGTCGAGGCCGGAATCGATCTCGCCGAACGCGGTGAACTCTGGCTGCACATCGCGATCTCGGTGCAGCGCGTCCTCATCGGTTTCGCCATCGGATCGGCGATCGCGCTCGCGTTCTCGGCGATCGTCGGCCTGTCACGTGTGGGCGGCGTGCTGTTCGCTCCCACGCTCGTCGCACTGCGCGCAGTGCCCTCGCTCGCCTGGGTCCCCCTCCTCATCCTGTGGATGCAGATCGGTGAGGAGTCGAAGGTGACGCTGGTCGCGATCGGCGCGTTCTTCCCGGTCTACACGACCGTCGCAGACGCGCTCCGCCACGTGAACCCCCAACTGGTCGAGGCGGGTCGCACGTTCGGCTTAAGGGGCTGGTCCCTGTTCCGCACCGTGCAGCTGCCGGCGGTCGTGCCGTCAGTGGTGTCCGGGCTCCGCCTCGGACTCGCGCAGGCCTGGCTGTTCCTCGTGGCGGCCGAGCTGCTCGGCGCCTCGATGGGACTCGGGTGGATGCTGAGCGACTCGCAGTACACCGGGCGCGTGGACCGCATTCTGCTCGCCATCGTGCTGCTCGCCCTGCTCGGCACCATTACGAACGCGATCCTGGTGCTCCTCGAGAAGGCCGTGCTGAAACGGTGGATGTGA
- a CDS encoding MFS transporter translates to MSTELLDRPPTVTESTPREKRRVLLAAFSGTTIEWYDFYLYGTAAALIFNVQFFPSESAFASTIASYASLGVGFLARPLGGIIAGHLGDRIGRKSLLVASLLLMGVASFFIGLVPNYAAIGWWAAAALVFLRLVQGLAAGAEWGGSALLSVEHAPANRRGLFGSFTQIGSAAGMLLATGAFVVVQSLTTDEQFAAFGWRIPFLFSVVLVVIGLWIRLGVRDAPEFRELKESGRTERTPVAVIITQHWRPLLITIAQRIAQNSIYFLITVYVLSYLVDTHGDSQAGVQAVMIASAVGILTTPFWGWLSDAFGRKPVTVFGYVAIAAFVWIFFAYLSGDSLALLPLLVILGMNIAHDAVYGPQAAWFAEQFPVEVRYSGVSMGYQIGSVIGGGIMPMVAALLFQLGGGTPWLICAYVTFISLISLTATLLARDPRKAELRAERALRQ, encoded by the coding sequence ATGAGCACCGAACTTCTGGACCGACCTCCGACGGTCACCGAGTCGACCCCGCGAGAGAAGCGCCGCGTCCTGCTCGCGGCTTTCTCGGGCACCACCATCGAGTGGTACGACTTCTACCTCTACGGCACTGCGGCCGCGCTCATCTTCAACGTGCAGTTCTTCCCCTCGGAAAGCGCGTTCGCCTCGACGATCGCGTCGTACGCATCGCTCGGCGTCGGATTCCTCGCCCGCCCCCTGGGCGGCATCATCGCAGGCCACCTCGGCGACCGGATCGGTCGGAAGTCGCTGCTCGTCGCCTCGCTCCTCCTCATGGGGGTCGCCTCGTTCTTCATCGGCCTCGTGCCGAACTACGCCGCGATCGGCTGGTGGGCCGCTGCAGCGCTCGTCTTCCTCCGACTGGTGCAGGGTCTTGCTGCCGGTGCCGAGTGGGGCGGTTCAGCCCTGCTTTCGGTCGAGCACGCTCCGGCGAATCGACGCGGACTGTTCGGCTCGTTCACGCAGATCGGGTCGGCGGCCGGCATGCTGCTCGCGACCGGCGCCTTCGTCGTCGTGCAGTCGTTGACGACCGATGAGCAGTTCGCCGCCTTCGGCTGGCGCATCCCCTTCCTGTTCTCGGTGGTGCTCGTCGTGATCGGCCTGTGGATCCGTCTCGGCGTGCGCGACGCCCCCGAATTCCGCGAGCTCAAGGAGTCGGGCCGCACCGAGCGCACCCCGGTCGCCGTCATCATCACGCAGCACTGGCGGCCGCTGCTCATCACGATCGCCCAGCGCATCGCGCAGAACAGCATCTACTTCCTCATCACGGTGTACGTACTCAGCTACCTCGTCGACACCCACGGCGACAGTCAAGCTGGCGTGCAGGCCGTCATGATCGCCTCCGCGGTCGGGATCCTCACCACGCCGTTCTGGGGCTGGCTCTCAGACGCTTTCGGGCGCAAGCCCGTCACGGTCTTCGGCTACGTCGCCATCGCGGCGTTCGTGTGGATCTTCTTCGCCTACCTCTCGGGGGACTCGCTCGCCCTGCTCCCGCTGCTCGTGATCCTTGGCATGAACATCGCCCACGACGCCGTGTACGGCCCCCAGGCGGCCTGGTTCGCCGAGCAGTTCCCGGTCGAGGTGCGCTACTCGGGCGTGAGCATGGGATACCAGATCGGCTCGGTCATCGGCGGGGGGATCATGCCTATGGTGGCGGCGCTCCTCTTCCAGCTCGGAGGCGGCACGCCCTGGCTCATCTGCGCATACGTCACGTTCATCTCCCTCATCTCGCTCACCGCGACGCTCCTCGCCCGCGACCCCCGCAAGGCCGAACTGCGCGCCGAACGAGCGCTCCGTCAGTAA
- a CDS encoding 2-phosphosulfolactate phosphatase, with protein sequence MTDPRAQATYQVRLDWGTGALERLAAAEIVVVVDAIGTNQAFIDRVSERSAGATVFVGSLRNATATAQAILDEQVARGGRTAINLVLAGDEGRFAVEDYLAAGAIGDALSARGIDHTAPDVAVATEGFRPLGRAVKHLLSASAAGLELSASGRRDEVIAAAQVDAEAEATRWK encoded by the coding sequence ATGACGGATCCTCGCGCTCAAGCCACGTATCAGGTGCGACTCGACTGGGGGACCGGGGCGCTGGAGCGCCTCGCTGCAGCTGAGATCGTCGTCGTGGTCGACGCCATCGGTACGAACCAGGCGTTCATCGATCGCGTGTCGGAGCGATCCGCCGGTGCCACGGTGTTCGTCGGCTCACTGCGCAACGCCACGGCGACGGCGCAGGCTATTCTCGACGAGCAGGTGGCGCGCGGCGGTCGCACCGCGATCAACCTGGTGCTCGCCGGCGACGAGGGCCGGTTCGCGGTCGAGGACTACCTGGCTGCCGGTGCGATCGGCGATGCGCTCTCGGCGCGCGGCATCGACCACACGGCGCCGGATGTCGCCGTCGCCACCGAGGGGTTCCGTCCGCTCGGTCGTGCGGTGAAGCATCTGCTCTCCGCAAGCGCTGCCGGTCTGGAGCTGTCGGCCTCGGGCCGCCGCGACGAGGTCATCGCCGCAGCGCAGGTCGACGCCGAGGCCGAGGCCACTCGCTGGAAGTGA
- a CDS encoding aliphatic sulfonate ABC transporter substrate-binding protein, which yields MSTLTRRILPATAVAGLLSFALAGCVQGENSNDSASAEGGEWSTDSLAIDWATYNPLSLVVKDQGLLEEALGDSVEVEWQQSAGSNKANELLRSGSIDVGSTAGSAALFARANGSPIQVIDVYSQPEWSAIVVGPDSDITEVAQLEGKSVAATKGTDPYFFLLQALEEAGLEPSDVEVQNVQHADGRSLLDGGSVDAWSGLDPIMAAAEVESDDQLIYRNVDFNTYGFLNATEEFITEHPDVAQVVVDAYEQARAWAIDNPDEMAQLLADEAGIDLEVAKTVIDERSNLDVDPVPGDAQIEVLEKIAPIIAESGDVAGGRDAIDQAIDSIVHDEFAQKAAE from the coding sequence ATGAGCACCCTTACCCGTCGCATTCTGCCCGCCACTGCCGTCGCCGGACTGCTCTCCTTCGCCCTCGCGGGATGCGTGCAGGGTGAGAACAGCAACGACTCCGCCTCCGCGGAAGGGGGCGAGTGGTCGACCGATTCCCTCGCCATCGACTGGGCGACCTACAACCCGCTGAGCTTGGTCGTGAAGGATCAGGGCCTGCTCGAGGAGGCCCTCGGGGACTCCGTCGAGGTCGAGTGGCAGCAGTCGGCCGGCAGCAACAAGGCGAACGAGCTGCTGCGATCCGGTTCGATCGACGTCGGCTCGACCGCGGGATCCGCAGCGCTCTTCGCCCGGGCCAACGGCTCCCCCATCCAGGTCATCGACGTCTACTCGCAGCCCGAGTGGTCCGCGATCGTGGTGGGCCCCGACAGCGATATCACCGAAGTGGCGCAGCTCGAGGGGAAGTCCGTCGCGGCGACGAAGGGCACCGATCCCTACTTCTTCCTGCTCCAGGCACTGGAGGAGGCGGGACTCGAGCCCTCGGACGTCGAGGTGCAGAACGTGCAGCACGCGGACGGCCGCTCCTTGCTGGACGGCGGCTCGGTCGACGCCTGGAGTGGTCTCGATCCGATTATGGCCGCCGCGGAGGTGGAGTCGGACGACCAGCTCATCTACCGGAACGTCGACTTCAACACCTACGGGTTCCTCAACGCGACGGAGGAGTTCATCACCGAGCACCCGGACGTCGCGCAGGTCGTCGTCGATGCCTACGAGCAAGCGCGCGCCTGGGCCATCGACAACCCCGACGAGATGGCGCAGCTGCTCGCGGACGAGGCCGGCATCGACCTCGAGGTCGCGAAGACAGTCATCGATGAGCGTTCGAACCTCGACGTGGACCCCGTGCCTGGCGACGCGCAGATCGAGGTGCTCGAGAAGATCGCGCCCATCATCGCAGAGTCGGGTGACGTCGCCGGTGGCCGGGATGCCATCGACCAGGCCATCGACTCGATCGTCCACGACGAGTTCGCGCAGAAAGCGGCCGAATGA
- a CDS encoding O-acetylhomoserine aminocarboxypropyltransferase/cysteine synthase family protein, which yields MSEHQFGFRTRALHAGGTPDAATGARAVPIYQTTSFVFDDAKDAANLFALQKYGNIYSRIGNPTVAALEERIASLEGGIGAVATASGMSAEFITFAALVGQGDHVVASSQLYGGTVTQLDVTLRRFGVETTFVASSDPEEFRKAIRPNTKVLYVEAIGNPGGEISDIAGLSAVAHEAGIPLVVDATLSTPYLSRPIEHGADIVIHSVTKFLGGHGTTLGGVVVEAGTFNWGNGKFPSMTEPVESYGGIRWWDNFGEYGFLTKLRTEQLRDIGPALSPQSAFNLLQGIETLPQRIDAHVANARVVAEWLASDPRVSFVTWAGLEGHPHQDRAQKYFPLGPGSVFAFGVRPSGDFDSEGERLQAARETGEKLIESLQLASHLANIGDARTLVIHPGSTTHQQLTPEQLEAAGVPADLIRISVGIEDPEDIVWDLDQALTLATGAHR from the coding sequence ATGAGTGAGCACCAGTTCGGGTTCCGCACCCGAGCACTGCACGCGGGCGGAACGCCCGACGCTGCGACCGGCGCGAGGGCCGTGCCGATCTACCAGACGACATCGTTCGTCTTCGACGACGCGAAGGACGCCGCGAACCTGTTCGCGCTGCAGAAGTACGGCAACATCTACTCGCGCATCGGCAACCCGACGGTGGCGGCGCTCGAAGAGCGCATCGCCTCCCTCGAGGGCGGCATCGGCGCGGTGGCGACGGCGAGCGGCATGTCGGCCGAGTTCATCACGTTCGCCGCGCTCGTCGGGCAGGGCGATCACGTCGTCGCCTCGTCCCAGCTCTACGGTGGCACCGTGACGCAGCTCGACGTGACGCTGCGGCGGTTCGGCGTCGAGACGACGTTCGTCGCCAGCTCGGACCCTGAGGAGTTCCGCAAGGCGATCCGCCCGAACACGAAGGTGCTCTACGTCGAGGCGATCGGCAACCCCGGCGGTGAGATCTCCGATATCGCGGGGCTCTCCGCCGTAGCGCACGAGGCGGGCATCCCCCTCGTCGTCGATGCAACGCTCTCCACCCCCTACCTCTCGCGTCCGATCGAGCACGGCGCCGACATCGTGATCCACTCGGTCACGAAATTCCTCGGCGGGCACGGCACGACGCTCGGCGGCGTCGTCGTGGAGGCTGGCACGTTCAACTGGGGCAACGGCAAGTTCCCCTCGATGACGGAGCCCGTCGAATCGTACGGCGGCATCCGCTGGTGGGACAACTTCGGAGAGTACGGGTTTCTCACCAAGCTGCGCACCGAACAGCTGCGCGACATCGGGCCGGCGCTCAGCCCGCAGTCGGCGTTCAACCTGCTGCAGGGCATCGAGACGCTCCCCCAGCGCATCGACGCCCACGTCGCCAACGCGCGTGTCGTCGCCGAGTGGCTGGCGAGCGATCCGCGCGTCTCGTTCGTGACCTGGGCGGGACTCGAGGGTCACCCGCATCAGGACCGCGCGCAGAAGTACTTCCCGCTCGGCCCCGGGTCCGTGTTCGCATTCGGGGTCCGCCCCTCCGGCGACTTCGACTCCGAGGGCGAGCGCCTGCAGGCCGCCCGCGAAACCGGTGAGAAACTCATCGAGTCGCTGCAGCTCGCGAGCCACCTCGCGAACATCGGCGACGCGCGCACGCTCGTCATCCACCCGGGTTCGACGACGCACCAGCAGCTCACCCCCGAGCAGCTGGAAGCGGCCGGCGTGCCCGCCGACCTCATCCGGATCTCGGTCGGCATCGAGGATCCGGAAGATATCGTGTGGGATCTGGATCAGGCCCTCACTCTCGCGACAGGAGCACACCGATGA